One window of Nocardia nova SH22a genomic DNA carries:
- a CDS encoding sensor histidine kinase, whose protein sequence is MTRPRRRRRSFSLRTRVAGAAALGAIIITAVLSWVSVVALGRTNLAQADQELTIASRIVLMQPIIAVGVLSLVSPNKDMAVTVRDHGDVVASTSVRIPAEDPGSRTVTLEGTPFRVLTTTDNQPEGRTVSIAIPLTDAYHTMSEQRRWVLFAAGLAVAAAAGLGWVFGGRAVRPIRDLTRQVSRRSGTSKAEVRVDGSGVWEAEKLSDAVNSLLERVHDAQAGTAAALETARDFAAVSAHELRTPLTAMRTDLEVLRTLDLDEQQRAEILDDLHRSQGRVEATLAALERLAAGELTDERDHVETDVGDLVDHAAHDAMRHFPELTVRIDTDRELVTRGLPAGLRLAVDNALTNSARHGGATQALVSAHRRPGDLIVLSVDDNGAGIPAAERDQVFDRFIRGVNATKGGSGLGLALVAQQAQLHGGRAYFDDGTLGGVRLVLELPDRPVPRPLAP, encoded by the coding sequence ATGACCCGGCCGCGGCGCCGTCGCCGATCGTTTTCACTGCGCACCCGGGTGGCCGGCGCCGCAGCCCTGGGCGCGATCATCATCACCGCGGTGCTGAGCTGGGTTTCGGTGGTGGCCCTGGGCCGCACGAATCTGGCGCAGGCCGATCAGGAACTGACCATCGCCTCGCGCATCGTGCTGATGCAGCCGATCATCGCGGTCGGGGTGTTGTCACTGGTCAGCCCCAACAAGGATATGGCCGTGACGGTCCGCGACCACGGCGATGTCGTGGCCTCGACCAGCGTCCGGATACCGGCCGAGGACCCGGGCTCGCGCACGGTCACCTTGGAGGGCACGCCGTTTCGGGTCCTGACCACCACCGACAACCAGCCCGAGGGCCGCACGGTCTCGATCGCCATCCCGCTCACCGACGCTTATCACACGATGTCCGAACAGCGGCGCTGGGTGTTGTTCGCGGCCGGGCTGGCCGTCGCCGCCGCGGCCGGGCTGGGCTGGGTCTTCGGCGGCCGCGCGGTGCGCCCGATCCGCGATCTCACCCGGCAGGTCAGCAGGCGCAGCGGGACCAGCAAGGCCGAGGTGCGGGTGGACGGCTCCGGGGTGTGGGAGGCCGAAAAGCTTTCCGACGCGGTGAATTCGCTCCTCGAGCGGGTGCACGACGCGCAGGCCGGAACCGCCGCCGCCCTCGAGACCGCCCGCGATTTCGCCGCCGTCTCCGCACATGAACTGCGCACTCCGCTGACCGCCATGCGCACCGATCTCGAGGTGCTGCGCACCCTCGATCTGGACGAGCAGCAGCGCGCCGAGATCCTCGACGATCTGCATCGCAGTCAGGGCCGGGTGGAGGCGACGCTCGCGGCGCTGGAGCGGCTGGCCGCCGGTGAACTCACCGACGAGCGGGACCATGTCGAAACCGATGTCGGGGATCTGGTCGACCACGCCGCGCACGACGCGATGCGGCACTTCCCCGAACTGACCGTCCGCATCGACACCGACCGGGAACTCGTGACCCGCGGCCTGCCCGCCGGACTGCGGCTGGCGGTGGACAACGCGCTGACCAATTCCGCACGGCACGGCGGCGCCACCCAGGCCCTGGTGTCCGCCCATCGTCGTCCGGGCGATCTGATCGTCCTGTCCGTCGACGACAACGGCGCGGGAATTCCTGCCGCAGAACGCGATCAGGTCTTCGACCGCTTCATTCGCGGTGTCAACGCCACCAAGGGCGGCTCCGGCCTTGGCCTGGCCCTCGTGGCCCAGCAGGCCCAATTGCACGGCGGCCGAGCCTATTTCGACGACGGCACGCTCGGCGGTGTGCGGCTGGTCCTGGAACTGCCCGATCGGCCAGTCCCGCGACCACTCGCGCCCTGA
- a CDS encoding FKBP-type peptidyl-prolyl cis-trans isomerase, translated as MTKPEVEFQDGPAPTTLVIKDLVEGEGAEAVPGGTVEVHYVGVEYASGEEFDSSWSRGESITFPLGRLIQGWQDGIPGMKVGGRRQLTVPPELAYGPEGSGHPLSGKTLVFIIDLVGVGE; from the coding sequence ATGACCAAGCCGGAAGTCGAGTTCCAGGACGGCCCCGCGCCCACCACGCTGGTTATCAAGGATCTGGTCGAGGGTGAAGGTGCCGAAGCGGTGCCCGGCGGCACGGTCGAAGTGCACTACGTGGGTGTCGAGTACGCCTCCGGCGAGGAATTCGATTCGTCCTGGAGCCGCGGCGAATCCATCACCTTCCCGCTGGGCCGCCTGATCCAGGGCTGGCAGGACGGCATTCCGGGCATGAAGGTCGGCGGCCGCCGCCAGCTGACCGTGCCGCCGGAGCTGGCCTACGGTCCCGAGGGATCCGGCCACCCGCTGTCGGGCAAGACCCTGGTCTTCATCATCGATCTGGTCGGCGTCGGCGAGTAG
- a CDS encoding YhgE/Pip domain-containing protein, with translation MVRRRFRWTVLTAVTLVVAGAVAGGVMIATHHDDAPEDIAIVNADTGPAGARIVKALQADGSGRWTVAEAGASTGDHAAVITLPADLSSSLATLTSTQPHRAQLTVSTDPHADTAAVDDAVTEVTKRISAAGVDQTLAAIASARGSMQQAAFTSQLLNAGVRTASDAAGQFTGGAQQMLGFLDSAKSGAGALTAQLGAVHTALGQATTQANSLAGAFDATGLTIGQIGGSATALSSGLDQTLPVLRALPFAADPRLAEVIGKLDALRGIAGQADAQLSGLTQLTGSSSDPNTGIGAILRDAAGRLTTASTQLDQGAALAGQIPQLADQATTQLQGALQTVSGGITQMGQISANLTDQTGKALTALPANGASQQSVLATNLSDPVDVVRN, from the coding sequence GTGGTGCGTAGACGATTTCGCTGGACGGTTCTCACAGCGGTGACCCTGGTGGTCGCCGGAGCGGTGGCGGGCGGCGTGATGATCGCCACCCACCACGACGACGCACCCGAGGACATCGCGATCGTGAACGCCGACACCGGTCCGGCCGGAGCGCGAATCGTCAAGGCACTACAGGCCGACGGCAGCGGGCGGTGGACGGTGGCCGAGGCCGGAGCGAGCACCGGCGATCACGCGGCGGTCATCACCCTGCCCGCCGACCTGAGTTCGTCACTGGCGACGCTCACCTCGACACAGCCACATCGTGCCCAGCTCACGGTGTCGACCGATCCGCACGCCGACACCGCCGCGGTCGACGACGCGGTCACCGAGGTGACGAAGCGGATCTCCGCAGCCGGTGTGGATCAGACCCTGGCAGCGATCGCGAGCGCCCGCGGCTCGATGCAACAGGCCGCCTTCACCTCTCAGCTGCTGAACGCCGGAGTGCGCACGGCCTCCGATGCCGCCGGGCAGTTCACCGGTGGCGCGCAGCAGATGCTGGGATTCCTGGATTCCGCGAAATCCGGTGCGGGCGCGCTGACCGCACAGCTCGGTGCGGTGCACACCGCCCTCGGCCAGGCGACCACGCAGGCGAACAGTCTGGCCGGGGCCTTCGACGCGACGGGGTTGACCATCGGCCAGATCGGCGGCAGCGCAACCGCACTGAGCAGTGGCCTGGATCAGACCCTGCCGGTGCTGCGGGCGCTGCCGTTCGCCGCGGATCCGCGATTGGCCGAGGTCATCGGCAAACTCGACGCGCTGCGCGGTATCGCCGGACAGGCCGATGCACAGCTGTCCGGTCTCACCCAGCTCACCGGCAGCAGTTCCGATCCGAACACCGGTATCGGCGCGATCCTGCGCGATGCGGCCGGGCGGTTGACCACGGCCTCCACCCAGCTCGACCAGGGCGCCGCGCTCGCCGGGCAGATTCCGCAGCTCGCCGACCAGGCCACTACGCAATTGCAGGGCGCACTCCAGACGGTGAGCGGCGGCATCACCCAGATGGGCCAGATTTCGGCGAATCTCACCGATCAGACCGGCAAGGCGCTCACCGCCCTGCCCGCGAACGGCGCGTCCCAGCAGTCGGTGCTCGCGACGAACCTGTCCGATCCGGTCGATGTGGTCCGGAACTGA
- a CDS encoding TrmH family RNA methyltransferase, whose translation MAHLIDIADPGDPRVADFRDLNSADRRPDLPGGKGLVIAEGVVVVQRMLTSRFQPFALLGVGRRFDQLGPDLAAADIPYYRVDARVMAEIVGFHLNRGVLAAAYRPPELLPEEILSTARTVAVLEGVNDHENIGSIFRNAAGLGADAVLFGDRCADPLYRRAVRVSMGHVLRVPFASLPTWPDGLHTLRELGFRIIALTPNPAAVNLASAMSGDRVALLLGAEGPGLTEAAMRATDIRARIPMTPGTDSLNVATAAAMAFYERVRTS comes from the coding sequence GTGGCCCACCTGATCGATATCGCCGACCCCGGCGACCCGCGCGTCGCGGACTTCCGCGACCTCAACTCCGCGGATCGCCGCCCGGATCTGCCCGGCGGAAAAGGCCTGGTGATCGCCGAGGGCGTCGTGGTCGTGCAGCGCATGCTGACCTCCCGGTTCCAGCCCTTCGCCCTGCTGGGAGTCGGCCGCAGATTCGACCAGCTCGGCCCGGACCTCGCCGCGGCGGACATCCCCTACTACCGGGTGGACGCGCGGGTGATGGCCGAGATCGTCGGCTTCCACCTCAATCGCGGAGTCCTTGCCGCCGCCTACCGCCCGCCGGAACTGCTGCCGGAGGAGATCCTGTCCACGGCCCGCACGGTCGCGGTCCTCGAGGGCGTCAACGATCACGAGAACATCGGATCGATCTTCCGCAATGCCGCCGGGCTCGGCGCCGACGCCGTGCTGTTCGGCGACCGCTGCGCCGATCCGCTGTATCGCCGCGCGGTGCGGGTGTCGATGGGTCACGTGCTGCGGGTACCGTTCGCCTCGCTGCCGACCTGGCCCGACGGCCTGCACACCCTGCGCGAACTGGGATTCCGGATCATCGCGCTGACGCCGAATCCGGCGGCGGTGAATCTGGCGAGCGCGATGTCCGGCGACCGGGTGGCGCTGCTGCTGGGCGCGGAGGGCCCGGGCCTGACCGAAGCGGCCATGCGCGCCACCGATATTCGCGCCCGGATCCCGATGACTCCGGGCACCGATTCGCTCAATGTCGCGACGGCGGCCGCGATGGCCTTCTACGAAAGGGTGCGTACCTCGTGA
- a CDS encoding DUF2537 domain-containing protein has translation MNRPGSARDVPTGEPTPWATGIAVAVFIAALTAAGVYSFGAALAQVHWTLSVAVNVIAVAGTAPTVWRWRTTPVARWILAGIAAGVLVGWAILLIVAATQ, from the coding sequence GTGAACCGACCCGGCAGCGCCCGCGACGTGCCCACCGGCGAACCGACCCCGTGGGCGACCGGCATCGCCGTCGCGGTCTTCATCGCGGCCCTCACCGCGGCGGGTGTGTATTCCTTCGGCGCCGCACTGGCACAGGTGCATTGGACGCTGTCGGTCGCGGTGAACGTGATCGCGGTGGCCGGTACCGCGCCGACCGTCTGGCGCTGGCGCACGACACCGGTCGCCCGCTGGATACTGGCCGGAATCGCCGCGGGTGTGCTGGTCGGCTGGGCGATCTTGCTGATAGTCGCTGCCACACAATGA
- a CDS encoding AMP-binding protein codes for MNAKQEYRPTYQTSLVDPSDFWRSAAEAISWDVPPTQILDATARPTARWFPDARLNTSYNALDRHVLDLTVEPDSTADDTGAAAEAAISGRTGGRADQPALIYDSAMTGATRVYTYAELLAEVAQFAGAMLRIGVRTGDRVVIYMPMIPEAVIAMLACARIGAVHSVVFGGFAAHELAARIDDAEPVLIVTASGGLEPGKRLEYPPIVMQALDQVRAAAPRTVVVKQREGFPTIRFTPPQPATDTLPDSAATVAAQWVDWEDMVRDAEPADPVSVAATDPLYILYTSGTTGKPKGVVRDNGGHAVALAWSMRNIYDVSGGQVMLTTSDIGWVVGHSYIVYAPLLVGATTILFEGKPIGTPDSGTYWRLVEQYGVHVMFTAPTALRAIRRADPEAALAKRHDLSSLRALFCAGERLDPATYDWTRETVLAGLPDCPVVDHWWQTETGWPVCANPLGLQELPIKPGSASVPVPGYRLRVLDYEGDAVATGSEGNIVIGLPLPPGSLTGLWRDDERFTRSYLSGYPGHYLTGDSGYFDEDGYLYVLGRSDDVINMAGHRLSAGGIEAAISGHPAVAETAVIGVADELKGQRPIAYVVLKTGVEIEQAELRTQLVARVRDQIGAIATLHDVTVVRALPKTRSGKILRRTMRQIAAGESWEMPATIEDPAVLIALEDQLLAGTDPAGENTSTPDGSSIGS; via the coding sequence TTGAACGCGAAGCAGGAGTACCGGCCCACCTACCAGACCAGCCTGGTCGACCCCTCGGACTTCTGGCGCAGCGCGGCCGAGGCGATCAGCTGGGACGTTCCGCCCACTCAGATCCTCGATGCCACGGCGCGGCCGACGGCTCGGTGGTTTCCCGATGCTCGCCTCAACACCTCCTACAATGCCCTCGATCGTCATGTGCTCGATCTCACAGTGGAACCGGACTCGACAGCCGACGATACCGGAGCCGCCGCGGAAGCGGCCATCTCCGGAAGGACGGGCGGCCGAGCCGATCAGCCCGCATTAATATACGACTCCGCTATGACGGGCGCCACACGCGTCTACACCTACGCCGAACTCCTGGCCGAAGTCGCGCAGTTCGCGGGAGCGATGCTCCGGATCGGCGTCCGCACCGGTGACCGGGTCGTCATCTATATGCCGATGATTCCCGAGGCCGTGATCGCCATGCTGGCCTGTGCCCGAATCGGCGCGGTCCACTCGGTGGTCTTCGGTGGATTCGCCGCACACGAACTCGCCGCCCGCATCGACGACGCCGAGCCGGTGCTGATCGTGACGGCCTCCGGGGGCCTGGAGCCCGGTAAGCGCCTGGAATATCCGCCGATCGTCATGCAGGCCCTCGATCAGGTGCGCGCCGCCGCGCCGCGCACCGTCGTGGTCAAACAGCGCGAGGGCTTCCCCACCATTCGTTTCACCCCGCCTCAACCGGCCACCGACACCCTCCCCGATTCCGCCGCGACCGTCGCCGCGCAATGGGTGGACTGGGAGGACATGGTCCGCGACGCCGAACCCGCCGATCCGGTGTCGGTGGCGGCGACCGATCCGCTCTACATCCTCTACACCTCCGGGACCACCGGGAAGCCCAAGGGCGTGGTCCGCGACAACGGCGGCCATGCCGTCGCGCTGGCCTGGTCGATGCGCAACATCTACGACGTGAGCGGCGGGCAGGTCATGCTGACCACCTCCGATATCGGCTGGGTGGTCGGCCATTCCTATATCGTCTACGCCCCGCTGCTGGTCGGCGCCACCACGATCCTGTTCGAGGGCAAACCGATCGGCACGCCGGATTCGGGCACCTACTGGCGGCTGGTCGAGCAGTACGGCGTGCACGTCATGTTCACCGCGCCCACCGCACTGCGCGCGATCCGCCGCGCCGATCCCGAGGCCGCCCTCGCCAAGCGCCACGATCTTTCCTCGTTGCGGGCGCTGTTCTGCGCCGGTGAGCGCCTCGATCCCGCCACCTACGACTGGACTCGCGAGACCGTCCTCGCCGGACTGCCCGACTGCCCGGTGGTCGATCACTGGTGGCAGACCGAAACCGGCTGGCCGGTCTGCGCCAACCCGCTCGGACTGCAGGAACTTCCGATCAAACCGGGTTCGGCCTCGGTGCCGGTGCCCGGCTACCGGCTGCGCGTGCTCGACTACGAGGGCGATGCGGTCGCCACCGGATCCGAGGGCAATATCGTGATCGGACTACCGCTGCCGCCCGGATCGCTGACCGGCCTGTGGCGCGACGACGAGCGCTTCACCCGGTCCTATCTGTCGGGCTATCCCGGCCACTATCTGACCGGCGACTCCGGCTATTTCGACGAGGACGGCTACCTGTACGTCCTGGGCCGCAGCGACGATGTGATCAACATGGCCGGGCACCGGCTCTCGGCCGGTGGCATCGAGGCGGCGATCTCGGGTCATCCGGCCGTCGCCGAGACCGCGGTGATCGGGGTCGCGGACGAGCTCAAGGGGCAGCGGCCGATCGCCTACGTCGTACTCAAGACCGGCGTCGAGATCGAGCAGGCCGAACTGCGCACCCAGCTCGTCGCCCGCGTCCGCGACCAGATCGGCGCCATCGCGACACTGCACGACGTGACCGTGGTGCGGGCGCTGCCCAAGACCCGTTCCGGCAAGATCCTGCGCCGCACCATGCGCCAGATCGCCGCCGGTGAGAGCTGGGAGATGCCCGCGACCATCGAGGATCCGGCGGTGCTGATCGCCCTCGAGGACCAGTTGCTGGCCGGAACCGATCCCGCCGGCGAGAACACCTCGACGCCCGACGGTTCGAGTATCGGTTCCTGA
- a CDS encoding DUF6928 family protein: MPSTASSIWYIDDPDPAAVLHANPDPDPEAAFALAKQLNPDHDVVPAASGSLQVWAGPDPGSMYIGCFPGVTVVCTVHAARSHPMSLPELLVRPLASEHTYLVAYDVPLGWGAFAHWERGEFRRSFSATRVHIVEDEGLPLVWERSYWAGDHPVRLRPGDVPDPQILPFEPPEFADAANERWLGFRYRGGACEDMLRPEEIAVCGFNLFPAGQAPSERREPAMPVPAGKRWLNWFRGRDHAL; the protein is encoded by the coding sequence ATGCCGTCCACAGCCTCGTCGATCTGGTACATCGACGACCCCGATCCGGCGGCCGTGCTCCACGCGAATCCCGATCCGGATCCGGAGGCGGCCTTCGCTCTGGCCAAACAGCTCAATCCCGATCACGACGTGGTGCCCGCGGCCTCCGGCTCACTGCAGGTCTGGGCGGGACCGGATCCGGGCTCGATGTACATCGGATGTTTTCCGGGCGTCACGGTGGTCTGCACGGTGCACGCCGCGCGCAGCCATCCGATGAGCCTGCCGGAACTGCTGGTTCGGCCGCTGGCCTCCGAGCACACCTATCTCGTCGCCTACGACGTGCCGCTCGGCTGGGGCGCGTTCGCCCATTGGGAGCGTGGCGAATTCCGGCGTTCGTTCAGTGCGACGCGGGTGCACATCGTCGAGGACGAAGGTCTGCCGCTGGTGTGGGAGCGCTCCTACTGGGCCGGTGATCATCCGGTTCGGCTGCGCCCCGGCGATGTTCCCGATCCCCAGATCCTGCCGTTCGAACCTCCCGAGTTCGCGGACGCGGCCAACGAGCGGTGGCTCGGATTCCGTTATCGCGGAGGGGCTTGCGAGGACATGCTGCGCCCGGAGGAGATCGCCGTGTGCGGTTTCAACCTGTTCCCCGCCGGTCAGGCTCCGTCGGAACGCCGGGAGCCCGCGATGCCGGTGCCCGCCGGAAAGCGTTGGCTCAACTGGTTCCGGGGGCGCGACCACGCGCTGTGA
- a CDS encoding hemophore-related protein, giving the protein MRIRPLNRRITGTALTVAGLAAGAALLVPGTASADPTGMVAPLLNSSCSFAQVDAALHDQAPQLASILDNNPDQKAELKAKFDQPVEQRRAEFQQYLAQHPEEAQQAQQDPRASGLSQTIQQVADSCHNY; this is encoded by the coding sequence ATGCGCATTCGCCCGCTGAACCGCCGGATCACCGGAACCGCCCTCACCGTGGCGGGCCTGGCCGCCGGGGCCGCCCTGCTCGTTCCCGGCACCGCCTCCGCCGATCCGACCGGAATGGTTGCGCCACTACTGAATTCGAGTTGCAGCTTCGCGCAGGTCGATGCCGCGCTGCACGACCAGGCGCCGCAGCTGGCCTCGATCCTCGACAACAATCCCGACCAGAAGGCCGAGCTGAAGGCGAAATTCGATCAGCCGGTGGAACAGCGGCGGGCCGAATTCCAGCAGTATCTGGCCCAGCATCCCGAGGAGGCGCAGCAGGCCCAACAGGATCCGCGGGCCTCGGGTCTGAGCCAGACCATCCAGCAGGTCGCCGACTCCTGCCACAACTACTGA
- a CDS encoding response regulator transcription factor, translating into MTSSEIPTVLVVDDDEDVLSSVERGLRLSGFRVVIARDGAAALRSVTEESPDAIVLDMNMPVLDGAGVVTALRAMGNEVPICVLSARSSVDDRIAGLESGADDYLVKPFVLKELVARIRALLRRRTDPTPAAAPGSITVGPLHIDVAGYRALLNGNEIELTKREFELLSTLARNAGVVLSRERLLELVWGYDFAADTNVVDVFVGYLRRKLEADGTPRLLHTIRGVGFVLRTPK; encoded by the coding sequence GTGACGAGCAGCGAGATTCCGACGGTGCTGGTGGTCGACGACGACGAGGACGTGCTGTCCTCCGTCGAGCGCGGTCTGCGGCTGTCCGGGTTCCGGGTGGTCATCGCTCGCGACGGGGCCGCGGCGCTGCGCAGCGTCACCGAGGAATCGCCGGACGCCATCGTGCTCGATATGAACATGCCGGTCCTCGACGGCGCGGGCGTGGTGACGGCGCTGCGGGCGATGGGTAACGAGGTGCCGATCTGTGTCCTGTCCGCCCGCAGCTCGGTCGACGATCGCATCGCCGGACTCGAATCCGGCGCCGACGACTATCTGGTGAAACCGTTCGTCCTGAAGGAACTGGTGGCGCGGATCCGGGCGTTGCTGCGCCGCCGCACCGATCCCACCCCCGCCGCCGCACCCGGTTCGATCACGGTGGGGCCCTTGCACATCGATGTGGCCGGCTATCGCGCCCTGCTGAACGGCAACGAAATCGAGCTCACCAAAAGGGAATTCGAATTGCTGTCCACACTCGCCCGCAATGCCGGAGTGGTGCTGAGCCGGGAACGGTTGCTGGAATTGGTGTGGGGCTACGATTTCGCGGCCGACACCAATGTGGTGGACGTCTTCGTCGGATATCTGCGCCGCAAATTGGAGGCCGACGGCACCCCGCGCCTGCTGCACACCATTCGCGGAGTCGGATTCGTACTCCGGACACCGAAATGA